From a single Solanum dulcamara chromosome 4, daSolDulc1.2, whole genome shotgun sequence genomic region:
- the LOC129887029 gene encoding protein IQ-DOMAIN 11 encodes MAKKKSWFNLLKKIFVSDSESRLEKGKRKGWVFTRLKIRRLVATLALSPPRERKLRKAEEKQSKHAINVDVETINESNADAETPKVQAEIASFKDGAESIHEPKNETLVLSKLNLHGQETDYFYLYVRRIENLAAIKIQTAFRGYLARKALRALKGLVRLQAIVRGRAVRRQAIATLKSLQSIVNIQSEVCAKRCDSQVKTTLHCQENTSLDLGEKDIKIDLNSQKRWDNRYLSKDEANKMFSSKREAAIKRERIREYWLSHRRSTESDVNGRRRYWLEQWVDAQLAKRDDLKNVDTLFSARNREEFERKEMKSKPSLRQYHTDQELVSPVYVPRRSFHHRRQKSSGDHDNTFMGSPSIPTYMAATESAKAKARSMSSPRLRPINTDVYSEINSPYKYKLSPISSINSDATVTSRIGSMTGFSQRSPCLKGTPGPIKSTRIGKDLSFGSDGAFANWDRIGACS; translated from the exons ATGGCAAAGAAGAAAAGCTGGTTCAACTTGCTGAAGAAAATTTTCGTTTCGGATTCAGAATCAAGATTAGAAAAG GGAAAAAGGAAAGGATGGGTATTTACAAGGCTAAAGATTAGAAGATTGGTGGCGACCTTGGCGTTGTCACCACCAAGGGAAAGGAAACTCCGGAAAGCAGAAGAGAAGCAGAGCAAGCATGCTATAAATGTTGATGTTGAAACAATTAATGAATCTAATGCAGATGCTGAAACTCCAAAGGTTCAAGCTGAAATCGCATCCTTTAAAGACGGTGCTGAGTCTATCCACGAGCCTAAAAATGAAACTCTTGTATTGTCAAAATTGAATCTTCATGGACAAGAAACAGACTACTTCTACCTCTATGTGAGAAGAATTGAAAATCTTGCTGCCATCAAAATTCAGACAGCATTTCGCGGTTATCTT GCAAGGAAAGCTTTGAGAGCACTAAAGGGACTAGTGAGGCTTCAAGCTATTGTTCGGGGTAGGGCTGTTCGACGTCAGGCTATTGCTACACTCAAGTCATTGCAGTCAATTGTAAACATTCAATCCGAAGTCTGTGCAAAGAGATGTGACAGTCAGGTGAAAACTACACTACATTGTCAAGAAAATACGTCGCTGGATCTAGGAGAGAAAGATATCAAG ATTGATCTAAACAGCCAGAAAAGGTGGGACAATCGATATTTATCTAAGGATGAAGCAAACAAGATGTTCTCAAGCAAAAGGGAGGCTGCGATCAAGAGAGAACGTATAAGAGAATACTGGTTAAGCCATCGA AGGTCAACAGAATCAGACGTAAATGGAAGAAGGCGATACTGGTTAGAACAATGGGTAGATGCTCAGCTGGCTAAAAGAGATGACCTTAAAAACGTGGACACGCTTTTCTCAGCAAGAAACAGAGAAGAATTCGagagaaaagaaatgaaatcAAAGCCTTCTCTAAGACAATACCATACAGATCAAGAATTGGTTTCTCCAGTATATGTTCCAAGAAGATCATTTCACCACAGAAGACAGAAATCAAGTGGGGATCACGACAATACTTTTATGGGCTCTCCTTCGATTCCAACCTACATGGCAGCTACTGAATCTGCAAAAGCAAAAGCAAGATCAATGAGTTCACCTAGGCTAAGACCTATCAATACTGATGTCTACTCTGAGATTAATTCTCCCTACAAGTACAAACTATCTCCCATATCTTCTATCAACAGCGATGCCACGGTCACAAGTAGGATTGGCAGTATGACAGGGTTCTCACAAAGATCGCCATGCTTAAAAGGCACACCTGGTCCCATTAAATCAACCAGGATTGGTAAGGACCTTAGCTTTGGGTCAGATGGGGCATTTGCAAATTGGGATCGCATCGGTGCCTGCAGTTGA
- the LOC129884871 gene encoding germin-like protein subfamily 1 member 17: MRMWWLITTLVITSFFSNFPAYAYDNNPLQDICVAVKDSQASVFVNGKICKDPKLATADDFFASGLNVSGNAVPLVGITVTFVDVNKMPGLNTLGMSIARFDLEPQSIAPLHLHPRASALITVLEGTLYAGFLALDPTNFFKSRLFSKILNPGDAFVLPQGLIHFQYNVGNKKATYLFFFNSQNPGIVMIPRSIFASEPPVPDDILAKGFQLSTTQIAEIRKKFS; the protein is encoded by the exons ATGAGGATGTGGTGGTTAATAACAACTTTAGTcattacttctttcttttctaattTCCCTGCTTATGCTTATGATAACAACCCTCTACAGGACATATGTGTTGCAGTTAAGGACTCTCAGGCCTCAG TTTTTGTGAATGGAAAGATTTGCAAAGACCCAAAGCTTGCAACAGCAGATGATTTCTTTGCTTCAGGTCTTAATGTTAGTGGAAATGCAGTGCCGTTGGTTGGTATTACTGTCACTTTTGTGGATGTAAACAAGATGCCTGGACTTAACACTCTTGGTATGTCTATTGCTCGTTTTGACTTGGAACCACAGAGTATTGCTCCACTTCACCTGCACCCTCGAGCGTCTGCTCTGATAACTGTCCTGGAGGGTACACTCTATGCAGGATTTCTCGCCCTTGATCCTACAAACTTCTTTAAAAGTCGCCTCTTCTCCAAAATCTTGAATCCTGGCGATGCGTTTGTGCTCCCACAAGGTCTAATTCACTTCCAGTATAATGTAGGAAACAAAAAAGCTacttatctctttttttttaacagTCAAAATCCTGGAATTGTCATGATTCCTAGATCAATCTTTGCTTCAGAACCACCTGTTCCTGACGATATTCTTGCCAAAGGTTTCCAGCTTAGTACAACACAAATTGCAGAAATTCGAAAGAAATTCTCTTAG